One Natronolimnobius sp. AArcel1 DNA window includes the following coding sequences:
- a CDS encoding 30S ribosomal protein S14 codes for MSMSNTNDQPANTADEPTGNARVCRATGREQGLIGKYDIWLCRQSFREMARDMGFRKYD; via the coding sequence ATGTCAATGAGTAATACGAACGATCAACCAGCGAATACAGCGGACGAACCGACTGGAAACGCCCGCGTCTGTCGTGCAACTGGGCGCGAACAAGGGCTTATTGGCAAGTACGATATCTGGCTGTGTCGCCAGTCATTTCGAGAAATGGCCCGCGATATGGGCTTTCGAAAGTACGACTAG
- a CDS encoding FAD/NAD(P)-binding protein yields MADSTVTIVGGGVQGVHLAIRLLEAGLVPRSALQIIEPDGILGGFRRKCRQCGMTELRSPFVHHVDSDPFSLRDFARSCGRETELVSSSVGADRPTVSLFFDHAEACCERYDLENLVIDAAATDIGDAGDHVEIETTAGVYTARWCLLAVGHGRSYTMPTWARDRPEAPVTHVWDQEYDPAALEEVASVGVVGGGITAAQVATSLVRPGRDVTLFARSPFTVESLEADTDWMHFSGALADLHDLPPASSARAQLVRRARYDGAMPPHVFRRLRRALDEGAVTLERTEITALTATGGPVVVSCQNGRALCLDHVICATGFDSPYDGPLFRALREGTTLQTGHRGAPVLEDETLRWRRADGSLSQLIVTGAPAQQVLGPFARNVIGARRAGTLICDLLEEAENASEPSSVRV; encoded by the coding sequence ATGGCCGATAGTACTGTCACCATCGTCGGCGGTGGCGTCCAGGGTGTTCACCTCGCGATTCGGCTGCTCGAGGCGGGGCTCGTTCCACGGTCGGCGTTGCAAATTATCGAACCGGATGGCATTCTTGGCGGGTTTCGGCGAAAGTGCCGCCAGTGTGGAATGACTGAACTTCGATCACCGTTCGTCCACCACGTCGATAGCGATCCGTTTTCCCTCCGAGATTTCGCCCGCAGTTGCGGTCGTGAAACCGAACTCGTCTCAAGTTCGGTCGGTGCGGACCGCCCAACTGTATCGTTGTTTTTCGACCATGCTGAGGCGTGCTGTGAACGATACGACCTCGAGAATCTCGTCATCGATGCAGCGGCTACAGACATTGGTGATGCAGGCGATCACGTTGAAATCGAGACCACAGCAGGCGTCTATACTGCCCGCTGGTGTCTGCTTGCCGTCGGTCACGGTCGATCGTATACGATGCCTACATGGGCGCGAGACCGCCCGGAAGCGCCGGTGACTCACGTTTGGGACCAAGAGTACGATCCAGCGGCTCTCGAGGAGGTTGCGTCGGTCGGTGTCGTCGGCGGTGGGATTACAGCCGCCCAGGTTGCGACGAGTCTTGTTCGACCCGGGCGTGACGTAACCCTGTTTGCTCGCAGTCCGTTCACGGTCGAATCGCTCGAGGCCGACACAGACTGGATGCACTTTTCGGGGGCACTCGCCGACCTGCATGACCTCCCGCCCGCCTCGAGTGCTCGCGCCCAACTCGTTCGTCGCGCACGGTACGATGGGGCGATGCCACCGCACGTCTTCCGTCGCCTCCGACGGGCACTGGATGAGGGGGCAGTCACACTCGAGCGAACTGAAATTACTGCCCTCACTGCGACCGGCGGCCCGGTTGTCGTCTCCTGTCAGAACGGCCGGGCGCTGTGTCTTGACCACGTCATTTGTGCAACTGGGTTTGACTCGCCGTACGACGGCCCGTTGTTTCGAGCCCTGCGGGAAGGGACGACGCTCCAGACTGGTCACCGTGGGGCACCGGTTCTGGAGGATGAAACACTTCGCTGGCGACGAGCGGATGGCTCGCTATCGCAACTCATCGTCACTGGCGCGCCTGCTCAGCAGGTTCTCGGCCCGTTCGCTCGAAACGTGATTGGCGCTCGTCGCGCCGGGACGCTCATCTGTGATCTGCTCGAGGAGGCCGAGAATGCGAGCGAGCCATCGTCGGTTCGAGTGTGA